A region of Pempheris klunzingeri isolate RE-2024b chromosome 15, fPemKlu1.hap1, whole genome shotgun sequence DNA encodes the following proteins:
- the jmjd4 gene encoding 2-oxoglutarate and iron-dependent oxygenase JMJD4: MDREAYRNCCSLVKIPRQSYEQFWSSHFVDYIDKELSYSKFFKKYLLPNHPCMFSRRFTDDWKCRKQWVSEEGKPNFQKLLQEFDETPVPVANCNAKEYNANPKQVMPFKEFIHYWKEYIQNGHSSPKGCLYLKDWHMSRDFPEHNVYTTPVFFSSDWLNEYWDTLEVDDYRFVYMGPKGSWTPFHADVFRSYSWSANICGRKKWLLYPPGQEEFLRDTHGNLPYDVTSSELRDSGVFPHSEEACQPLEIIQEAGEIIFVPSGWHHQVYNLEDTISINHNWLNGCNIDIMWQFLQNELSSVQKEINEWRNTMDSWHQHCQVIMKACSGIDYGEFASFLKIIADNRMAFLNACSTADSSDYPRHLSDTLTTLGPYHAAFDLQRVAHIIECLLCDEDFKRLDHSALTPQPETMLQQIRDTIQSTRGQHLLYQE, translated from the exons ATGGACAGGGAGGCGTACCGTAACTGCTGCAGCCTGGTCAAAATACCCAGACAGTCCTATGAACAGTTTTGGTCTTCACATTTTGTTGATTACATCGACAAGGAACTGAGCTATTCtaagtttttcaaaaaatactTGCTTCCCAATCACCCGTGTATGTTTTCGAGAAGGTTTACGGATGACTGGAAGTGTAGGAAACAGTGGGTGTCTGAGGAGGGGAAGCCTAATTTCCAGAAGCTGTTGCAAGAGTTTG ATGAGACTCCTGTTCCTGTTGCAAACTGCAATGCAAAGGAGTACAATGCGAATCCCAAACAAGTTATGCCTTTCAAAGAATTCATACACTATTGGAAGGAATACATCCAAAATGGCCACTCATCACCTAAAGGATGTCTCTATCTGAAAGACTGGCACATGTCAAG GGACTTTCCAGAACATAATGTTTACACCACACCGgtcttcttttcttctgacTGGCTTAATGAATACTGGGATACACTTGAAGTGGACGACTATCGGTTTGTCTACATGGGACCTAAGGGCTCATG GACTCCGTTCCATGCTGACGTGTTCCGCTCCTACAGTTGGTCTGCAAACATCTGTGGCAGGAAGAAATGGCTCCTGTATCCCCCAGGTCAGGAGGAGTTTTTACGAGACACTCACGGCAACCTCCCTTACGATGTAACATCATCTGAGCTTCGAGACAGCGGCGTTTTTCCACACTCCGAAGAAGCCTGCCAACCTCTTGAAATTATTCAGGAGGCAGGTGAAATAATATTTGTACCCAGCGGCTGGCACCATCAAGTTTATAATCTG GAGGACACCATCTCTATTAACCATAACTGGTTGAATGGCTGCAACATAGACATCATGTGGCAGTTCCTTCAGAATGAGCTATCGTCCGTTCAAAAGGAGATAAATGAGTGGAGAAACACGATGGATTCGTGGCATCAGCACTGCCAG GTCATCATGAAGGCCTGCTCTGGTATCGATTATGGGGAATTTGCGTCGTTCCTGAAAATCATTGCTGACAACCGGATGGCTTTCCTGAATGCTTGTTCCACTGCGGATTCCTCCGACTACCCACGACATCTCTCAGACACCCTCACCACACTTGGGCCTTATCACGCTGCCTTTGACCTACAGAGAGTGGCTCACATCATTGAATGCCTGCTCTGCGATGAAGACTTTAAACGGCTCGATCATTCAGCTTTGACTCCACAGCCAGAGACTATGTTACAGCAAATTCGGGACACCATACAATCCACAAGGGGGCAGCATCTCCTCTATCAGGAATAA